The Bacteroidales bacterium genomic interval GTTTTCAGCATCAGCCTCTACAACTGTTTCGTCAAGTTTCTTTTTTATCTCGTTAGCCTGTTCTTGCATTTGAGACATCAAATTATCAAACATGTTTTTTATTTTATAAATTTATTGAGAACCGTTAATAAGGTGTTTTGTCGAATCGGTTTTTCAAGATATTCACAGCCTCCTACTTCAAATCCCTTTTTACGTTCTTCGGGCATTGCAAAAGCAGTTTGTATTATAACCGGAATATCGGGATTATATTTTTTTATAATTTCGGTGGCATCATACCCGTTCATTTTAGGCATTTTAATGTCCATTAATATAATATCAAACTTAACTTTATCAATGGTTATTTTTTCTACGGCATCATGCCCGTTTTTGCACCATACAACTGTTATTCCTGTTTCTCTGAGTGCTTCTTCCAAATAAAGATAATTCATTACTTCATCTTCTGCTATTAAAACTTTTTTGTCAGACCAATCATATTTTTCCGGGATATTATTTTCGTTGTTTTCCATGTAAGTTGATTTGATTTTTAATAAATTATTCTTCTTACCCCCAAAATTCTGTCTTGATAATATTTTACTTTCATATCTGAAATAACAATTCCGCGCGAAGAAGATGCGTGAATAAATTTAGTAACACCTTCCGAATTTGAAACAACTATTGCAACATGA includes:
- a CDS encoding response regulator, with translation MENNENNIPEKYDWSDKKVLIAEDEVMNYLYLEEALRETGITVVWCKNGHDAVEKITIDKVKFDIILMDIKMPKMNGYDATEIIKKYNPDIPVIIQTAFAMPEERKKGFEVGGCEYLEKPIRQNTLLTVLNKFIK